GGGCGCCACAGAAAGAAAGCCTCTTCATGGCGCGGCAGGAACAGAGTGCgggagaggacggcgcgTACAAGGGGTGTGTAACAATGTAACAGCGTTTCGTTTTCTGCAGAAATCTCATCACACGTGCGCCCTCCAGTGCTGCTTGCTAGACAAATGTACTACGAAAAGGAAATAGAGTGCGCGTCGGAAGCACCAGAAGTCGTGTGCAGTCCGTGCTTGGCAGGACGCCGAGAGACGACAAGGAATAGTGCACGACAAGAAGTGCCTCAGTGCTCGCGGTTTCACACGACACTTGCAGACCCCGAGGGTATCCGGAACGGCACCGACAGACAGGAGCAGAGAAAGGGCGGAGAAATAGAGGAGGCGCATGAACGGAAGGTGAGGGAGGTCGCACAGCCTGATACAGACATGGGCGCAAAGTGCAAACACTGGGCGCACAAGCACCAGCACAGATGGCAACTGCGGACAGAACTCGCGAGTGAAATGCGCCCACCTGCCTCCACTCACTGCTAGCGTCACAACGCTCTTTTTCTTGTTGGCCCTCCAGAGCGAAGATCGGTATCTTCAAGACAATAACCCTGCCCTCCCTATCGTCCGCGTCAGCTACCAGCTCCCACCATGAGCTGCCATGCGGAGGGTGGACGGAGCACAACAACAAAATACAGAAGCGATACACGGAGCAGCGTGCCGCTCAGAAAATATACACGTAATCCAACAGGGAGGATAGCGGCTCGAAAACGACAAGGTGGGCCAGCGCAAAGAGGACGTCCATTGGATGAGTGCAGGAAGGACGGGAATgccgcctccccttcctcctccctgctcccccccccacacacacagacaagcaCACCGCTTTGTTACTTTTCGAgcagcgcacgtgtgcgcccCGTCGCAGTAGCGTAAGGAAGAAGAGCATGGCCCCTGCGTGTCGACAACAGAGTCGAGGAGAgaagtgggggagggggcggacaggaaaacacagagagagagcacagaCGCTGCGCGGATACGGTTCCTCAAACCTTCCTGTCCTGGGTGGGCTCCCCCTTCCTTGCTCTCTTTTTCTATGCTCCTCTCTGTCGTAGATCCACCGTCGGCGTAACGGTGGCCGTACCCTCGGTCCTTCCTCACGCGTGTTGCAGTGGCCGCTACTGCGACAGCTGCACTGGCCGAACGTAGCGGAGTGATGGTGAAGACGGAGGCCAGCCACACCGAGAGAGGAAAGTGGGTGACATGTGCGCCAGAAATGAGTGTCAGCACAGTTGCGAGCAGGCGAACATGTCCCAAAAACATCTCAACTCCTTTTTCTGTTCTCTGCAGTGTCCCATCCGCAGCCCTCAAGGAGGCCTCTCTCAAGTCAAGGGCCCGTTTCCTCGCACGCGCTCACTTCCCTTGCCTCACAAAGAAGCGCGTCACAGGGGCAGATGTCCGCACACGGGTTCTCCCAGAGGGAAGCACAAGAGAGCCCACCAAGAGGTGCCGGCCATATCGACTGAGGAAGCGAAGGCGAACAAGGAAAGGATCCGTGACCGTATCACAGGGAAGGAATCAGGGATCGGAACCAGCAACGCACCACCTATCGACGATAAGTATGAAGTACGCAGCCACGAAACAGCAAGCACCTTAGTTGCCTGctgacacgcacacacaagacaCCGTCAATTGGCGGGAGGTGTGGAGGTCGTAGCGCCGTAGCTCTTTGGAGTGCTCCCCGTCTTGCGTGACTCCAAAAACTGCTGCCGGGCGAGGTTGCCGCGGGAGGCGAGCAGGCGActcgacgacgatggcgtcCCGCTTAGACCCTCTGCATGCATGCTCTGAGTAGAAACCGAGAAGGGCACAGCGGTCTTGCCGCACATCTCCTCGTCACCATAACCCTTCTCGCCGGAATACGCAGAGCCGTGCTTGCTGCGCAGGCAGCAGTTGAGGAGGgccaccgtcgtcaccgtTATGGTGACGAAAAGCAGAAGCCAGGCAAGAAAATACGCCAGCGACAGATGCGGCGCGTGTCCCGAGAGCGACGTAGTAGTTGCGTTGAGGTTATCCTTCAGCACAGCGTTTGTGGTCGTCCGTGCGGTGGTGAAGTTGTCCTCCATGACACAACGGGCACCCGATGGTCCCGCGATGGGCAACGGCTGCGCGGACGTGTTGgacgccagcgcagcagccgcagacgcAAGTCGACTGGAGGCGTTGTGCAGGGTAGCGTTGATGGCGTCCATGGTGGTGTTGATGGCGCGCTCCACCCTCTCAGAGGTTTCATTTGAGTAAATGATTTCCGGTGTGAAACACGGTTTCATTGTCGGTGAAGGGggtgccgaggaggcgatcGTTTGGCGCACGGCGACAAGGGCAATCAACAGGGGAAGGTATGCTGGTGGGAAAGAGATGCGtgcacagagggagggggagcggggAGGTCGATGGAAAAGGGCGACAGGGtagggcgggggagggggggggcagcgcagcagcgcgagggtGCCGAGGTGTTGAGATGCTCTCGAAACAACAAGAACATACGCGCGTACTGGAGGTGGATGAGGGGGATGGAGAGAGACATCAAAGGACACCGCAGAAAGAAGTATGATCAAgagggcagaggcggagaagacgcGCAAGAGAAGTTGATTGGGAGGGTGAAGCGTGAGAAGTCAGCATGCGAAACGGAGAGCAGGATGGATTGAGGGAACACAAGGAGGAAAAGACAGAGAGTCACACAAGCAAACGGTCTCTGCAGCGCACAGCAGCTGTGATACCTCGCCGACCAACCCCCATCTATCCCGCACCAGTCAGCTTATTCCGCACGCTTGAGCCGCGGTTATGCGTTCCATCGAGTGCACAAGCTGAGGGCTTCGCTCGTCTTGTTGGCCGGCACGtctttgcgcgtgtgcgtgttccTTGTCCCTCTCTTTATTTTTGTTCACCTCGGTGTCGCATCATTGCCCTTGCATGGATCCCTTCGGGctgagagggggagggggaggggttcCATGAAGTGTGCGTCTGTACCGCTGCCCTCTGTTTTTTTTGGTTGTTGCTTctttgcgtgtgcgggtTCGCTTGCGACGATGGGCGTCCAGTTGCCCACACGGAAGCGATgcaagcgcgcacgcgagaCGTGAAAACAAATCCAGGGATCTCCTGTTCATCACAGAGGAGAGAAAAGTAAAGCTAAGCCCcatcaacacacacacacggaccagagacgtgtgtgtgcgtgcacgtgtacTTGCACGAATACGCCACATGTCGCACATAAGAGAAGACGCGAGAGCGTGTGCATGacggacacacagagacacagacagagacatgGCAAGATGGAAGAGGCAGCACGCACAAACGCAAGCAAAGAAACAGAGAGCTAATATGGGCAGCATGCCaagagagaggtggagggggacgaggggaagagcggggggggggaaagacacacacacaccgaggTGAACGGCAGCGATGAGATAGCGCACGATCGAGACAAAAGCAAGCAGCTCGTGCGGGTGCGCCCTTGCTTGCCTGCCATAGCGTCagtgtgcatgtgtgtgtgcgtgtgtgcgtgcgtgcatgttgTCGTAAAAGTGTGAAGAGAACTATATTAGCGCAGCGGGGATAAAGCACAGGCATGTCAGACATACATCGACAGAGGAGCGAACGCACAAAATCGAGGGGCTCGTGTGTGtagaaaaggagagggagggggaggggtagatGATAAACATGACTCACAAGAAAGCAAGCAccaacatacacacacacacacggacacataCACCCAACGAACCACATAGAGCTAAATATGCATCACCTACAACGAGGCAGAGCtacagagggagaggggggcatGTTGGCCGAGTaaaagagaagaaggggTAAAGTGGAGAAAGGGGGCACTGCTGCCCGCGAAGGCATTTCTTTTCGTTCTACCGCGCGTCTGCCGTTGCATCCAGTACGTTTGCTCTTCGTCTGTTCTCCCCTTCGTTCTCGGGAGTCGTTCTCGTGCACGCTTTAAGCCAGAGAGAGATAGGGGTGGTGTGCCGAAAGTTTCGTGTTTGTCGTCTTGCACTTTTTGACGTGAAAAAGTTTCATCGCGTTTTGGGCTCACTTTTATGTTGCGCGAATGAGGTAGAAGAGGCGGGGTGTAGCTGCGATGCCACACCCCGCTTACGTGCTTACCCCAGCTTGTGCGTAACatgcgaggaggggagaggggatggtggtgaaaagaaaaaaacgaaaagactAACAGCCCAGCTTGGTGGATGAGGCGAAGCGGGAGGTGGGGAGCAGAAACAGACGCGAAACAGGGCGCTTCCCGTGTAggtgtgtgctggcgctAGAGTCGAAGAGGCGCCCTCTTTCGCAACAAACGGACACCGACAGAGATACACAAACATgcatgcacatgcgcacattACACGATGAGCTCCCCCGTCTGTGTCCGACAGAATGAACAGCCGCACACCTCCAAGAGAGCCTCTCTTGTACAGTTGCACCTTCGCTATCCACCTCGTCTTCGGGAAAGACTCAGGGGCTGAAAGCTCATGGCACCTGTCATGTCTGCATGTCCTCGTCAGGGAgcggagagaaagaaaaacaagaGAAGCAGCGAGGGCAGCAACGCAACAGGAAACCAAAAAAGAGGACAGTCGCTgtggagacacacacacacgcactcgcgtGTACCTCACTCGATGCCGCCAACCGAAGCACACCGGGGAGGACAAGACAAAAAGGCGGCACGAAGCGCAGAAGGGAGCCCCTCCGTCGGACGCACCTGCATCTGTTGTGCACTCTTCCTTCTTGCTCTcccacacactcacacacacacatatatacgtTCGTTCTCTGGACAGGTGTCGCATCGGCCGGCCATAAAGACACACatcagcacacgcgcacacagagcagGGAAACAAACGAAAGTACCCCAAGCGTCTGCGCGTCCGCTCGGGCGTTCCACGAAACGCTACGGCGTCTTCGCCAGTCGCGAGACACGTAGAGACACGAGAAACGCACAGAAAAGAGTTAGAGAGCGGTTTTACAGCGGAATGTTACCGTGCTTCTTCCATGGATTGCGGAGCTGCTTGCGGGACAGGCGCTCCAGGtcctcgcacacgcgcatgcggGTCTGGCTGGGATCAATCACCGCATCCACAAATCCCTTTCGAGCGGCTGACAGTGGGGTGCAGAAGGCCTTCTCGTAATCGACGACACgttgcgcctgctgctccgccgtctcctTCGAGTACAGAAGCTTGCATGCACCGGCGGCTCCCATGACGGCAATCTCGGCGCGCGGCCAGGCGTAGTTGCTGTCACCACGGAGGTGCTTCGAGCTCATCACATCGTAGGCGCCACCGTACGCCTTGCGCGTGATGATTGTCACCTTCGGGACCGTCGCCTCAGCGTAGGCATACAGCAACTTCGCACCGTGGCGAATGATGCCGCCGTATTCCTGCTGCACGCCAGGCAAGAATCCGGGGACGTCTACGAAGGTGATGATCGGGATGTTGAAGGCATCGGCAAAACGCACCATTCGCGCAGCCTTGACGGAGGAGTCGATGTCCAGCACGCCAGCCTGCACCTTTGGCTGATTGGCAATGATGCACACGGAGCGGCCCTCAACGCGGGCGAAACCACAGATGATGTTCTTGGCGAATTGCGGCTGGATCTCGAAGAAGGAGTCTTGGTCGATCACAGGTAAGATGGCGTCGCGCATGTCGTACGCCTCCTTCACATCCACCGGCACGACCGTGTTCAGTGAGGAGACGTCGCGGTAGCGGTTGTCGGCCGTCGGCACAACCGGGGCAGAGTCGCGGTTGCTCAGTGGCAGATACGAGTacaggcggcggagctgcgccatcgcAACGATGTCGTTCGGGAATGTACCCGCTGAGACACCCGACTTGgtcgcgtgcacacacgggCCGCCGAGCTCGTCCTTGGTGACTAGCTTGCCACCCACGGCACTCACCACCTCCGGACCTGTCACGAACATATAGGACGAGTTGTCCACCATGAATGTGAAGTCGGTGATGGCGGGCGAGTagacggcaccgccggcacAAGGGCCCATGATCATGGAGATCTGTGGTATGACACCAGAGAAGAGCGTGTTACGGAGGAAAATGTCAGCGTAGCCAGCCAGCGAGTCCACACCTTCTTGAATGCGAGCGCCACCGGAGTCGTTAAAGCCGATCACCGGCACACCGATCTTGGCGGCCTCCTCCATGATGCGCACCACTTTCGCGGCGTTGGAACCGGAGAGAGAGCCGCCGAACACCGTGAAGTCGTGCGAGAAGAGAAACACAGGGCGGCCAAAAACCTTGCCCGTGCCCGTAATGAAACCGTCACCAGGCACCTTCCTCTTCTCCATGCCGAAATTATGGCACTCGTGCTCAACCAGGGCATCACGTTCGCGGAACGTGCCGGGGTCGCAgaagagctgcacgcgctccATGGCAGTCAGGCGCTTCTTCTTGTGCCGTGactcctcggcggcggtcggcttgtgtgtgtggcggtcAAACTCCTTCGTTAGCTGCGAGGTGCTCATCCCACCCATACCCACGACCGCGGAGACCACCCCACATCGCAGCCGGTGCATCGTTTCGTTTTGCCCGTTTTTAACACTGGTGcgtgagtgcgtgcgcgttcCTACTCGCCTCGTCGTTGCGCTCACACCCAAAATGGGCGAcggaaggcggagaagaatccgacagaaaaaagggaggagcgAGGGGTGCAGCGACCGAAATCAAgcccaacacacacacacacacactcgcctACAAAACCCCGGAAGACtcgagaaagagagagcgtgAGCGAGTAGAGGAGAAGCCAGTAGAAAATCGAgaatgaaaaaaaaatctGAAAAGACAGaagaggaaaagggaagaggaagatgTGTTGTGCGCACCGGCGTaagagggggggagagagagggcagggTGGCCTGTATTGGATGGACCTGCGTGccgcttctttttttttccttctcttgTGGCTGCCTTTGCTGTTGTTTCCTTCTGCCACCGTTCTGACGCGGTGTGGTTCCCTGGTGGAGAAAATGGACAGTGGGGGCTCGAAGCGAAcgtgaggagggggaggggccgtccgtgtgtgtgtgtgtgcaggtaCCGGCGCCAGATGAAGGGGAAGCGAGgtagggaagagaggggaaaGACAGTTTTGAGAAgatggcgagagagggaagggaggagaggggccaAGGGGACGACAAAAAGCGAAAGAGGTGCGAAACTGAGGAGAGCAGTGGAGGAGAA
Above is a window of Leishmania mexicana MHOM/GT/2001/U1103 complete genome, chromosome 28 DNA encoding:
- a CDS encoding putative propionyl-coa carboxylase beta chain, with the protein product MHRLRCGVVSAVVGMGGMSTSQLTKEFDRHTHKPTAAEESRHKKKRLTAMERVQLFCDPGTFRERDALVEHECHNFGMEKRKVPGDGFITGTGKVFGRPVFLFSHDFTVFGGSLSGSNAAKVVRIMEEAAKIGVPVIGFNDSGGARIQEGVDSLAGYADIFLRNTLFSGVIPQISMIMGPCAGGAVYSPAITDFTFMVDNSSYMFVTGPEVVSAVGGKLVTKDELGGPCVHATKSGVSAGTFPNDIVAMAQLRRLYSYLPLSNRDSAPVVPTADNRYRDVSSLNTVVPVDVKEAYDMRDAILPVIDQDSFFEIQPQFAKNIICGFARVEGRSVCIIANQPKVQAGVLDIDSSVKAARMVRFADAFNIPIITFVDVPGFLPGVQQEYGGIIRHGAKLLYAYAEATVPKVTIITRKAYGGAYDVMSSKHLRGDSNYAWPRAEIAVMGAAGACKLLYSKETAEQQAQRVVDYEKAFCTPLSAARKGFVDAVIDPSQTRMRVCEDLERLSRKQLRNPWKKHGNIPL